In the Aeromicrobium fastidiosum genome, CGCCGAAGCCGCGGATCTCGGGGATGCCCGACTTCTGCAGCAGGTGCAGGGCGCCGCCGCCGGCACCGACGAAGACGAAGCGCGCGTTGACGCGGGTCTTCTGACCGGTGCGGGTGTCCTTGACCGTGACGGTCCAGGTCGAGTCGGCGTTCTGCTTGAGGTTGCGCACCTCGTGCTCGTAGTTCAGCTCGGCACCGCCGTCGGCGAGGTGGCCGAGCAGCTGGCGGGTCAGCGAGCCGAAGTCGACGTCGGTGCCGCCGTCGCTCCAGTTGAGCGCGAGCGTCTCGTCGTCCGAGCGACCGGCCGACATCAGCGGCAGGCGGCGGGCGATCTCGTCGCGGTCGTCGAGGTACTCGATGCCCGCGAACAGTGGGTTGTCGACGAGCGCCTCGTGACGTGCCTTGAGGTACGCCGCATCGGCGTCGCCGCGCACGAAGCTCACGTGGGGGACGGCGTTGATGAACGACGCTGGATCGCCGAGGAAGCCCTGCGTGACCCCGTGGGCCCAGAACTGCCGGGAGAGCTGGAACTGCTGGTTGACCGTGATCGCCTTGGAGACGTCGACCGAGCCGTCGGTACGCTGCGGCGTGTAGTTGAGCTCGCAGAGCGCCGAGTGCCCGGTGCCGGCGTTGTTCCACGGGTCGGAGCTCTCGCGCGCGGGTCCGCTGAGCCGCTCGAACAGGCTGATGCTCCAGTCGGGCTCGAGGCTCTTGACGAGTGCACCGAGCGTGGCGCTCATGATGCCCGCCCCGACGAGGAGCACGTCGGTGTGGACGACCGCCGGGGTGCGGCGGTCAGTGGGGACGAGGGGGGAGCGTTCGGTCACGCGACGATCACCGTGATTCAGGTCGTAGGTCTGGTGCGAGGGGCTCTTGTGAAGCCATGCACAAGCCTCGCGCGCGAACCGGGGCGATGCCGCATCCAACGGGTGTGATCTTGTCCGATGAGCGTGTGACAAGCGTCTCGCGGCCCGCGGTGGCGCGGGTTCAGGACCGTCCGAGCAGGTCGCGCAGCTGCTGCTCGGTCGTGATCTCCGACGTCATGCCGAGGAGGCTACGCCGTCGAGGACGTAGGACGTGAGAGCCGTGAGCGTGGGCTGAGCGGGTGACGAGGCGAAGCCGAAGCGGACGGCGGGGGTGACGGGTGCCAGGTCGCCCAGCTCGGTGCCCTCCCACGTGGCCCGCGCGCACGTCAGCCGGCGGACGTGCCGGGCGGCGTACCACTCCGTGCGGCCGCCGCCTGCCGTGCCGTAGGTCTGCACGCCGGGCATGATCCGCCGCGCGAAGGGATTGCAGAAGCGGGCCCATGCCGGGGTGCGGCGCAGTGCGGCCGGCACGAGACCCAGCACGGGGGAGACCCACAACGATCTGCCGGGGGTGAAGCGCACCTGCAGCGAGCGGGTGTGCACCGACCACTCGTCGCCCCGGGTCACCGACACGGGCTCGATGCGCACCTCGTCGAAGGAGTACGTCGACGCCACGAAGTCGGCGACGTCCTGCCGGGGCGCGATGAGCGTGCGGTGACCCGACGGCTGCTCGATCATCGTGTCGGCGAACGCGCCGAACGGGCTGACGTCCCACACGCCGACCACGATCCGGGTGCCGGACGTCGTGCCGAGGCCGGCGATGTGACCCTCGAACGAGCTCGTCATGTCGGCCAGTCTGTCCGACCTCTCCAATCGGGCTGGCCGCTCGTCACGGTGCCGGTTCGGACCTCGACGACGCGGACT is a window encoding:
- the mqo gene encoding malate dehydrogenase (quinone), encoding MTERSPLVPTDRRTPAVVHTDVLLVGAGIMSATLGALVKSLEPDWSISLFERLSGPARESSDPWNNAGTGHSALCELNYTPQRTDGSVDVSKAITVNQQFQLSRQFWAHGVTQGFLGDPASFINAVPHVSFVRGDADAAYLKARHEALVDNPLFAGIEYLDDRDEIARRLPLMSAGRSDDETLALNWSDGGTDVDFGSLTRQLLGHLADGGAELNYEHEVRNLKQNADSTWTVTVKDTRTGQKTRVNARFVFVGAGGGALHLLQKSGIPEIRGFGGFPVSGQFLRTTNADLAAGHHAKVYGKPPVGAPPMSVPHLDTRVVDGQASLMFGPYAGFSPRFLKEGHLTDLVRSVKPNNLFSMLGVGLNSMPLTVYLVKELLKSRDQRVEGLLEFAPSIDGDDFELITAGQRVQTIRRNGISGTLEFGTCAVRHRDGTIAGLLGASPGASTAVAAMVDVLETCFPDRLAAWRPRLVDMMPSYGTDLMQDTSLLADLRRWSDKTLRLVPDDHTDA